A region from the Neurospora crassa OR74A linkage group V, whole genome shotgun sequence genome encodes:
- a CDS encoding NADH-ubiquinone oxidoreductase B18 subunit, with protein MASDSSITTARQATREEMRDAKLPLAYRDSCAHLLIPLNRCRYDTYYLPWKCEDERHTYEKCQYVEFKKRVAKMDELRAAKGGARSN; from the exons ATGGCGTCCGATTCTTCAATCACCACCGCCAGGC AGGCCACTCGCGAGGAGATGCGCGATGCCAAACTCCCTCTGGCCTACCGCGACAGCTGTGCCCACCTCCTCATTCCGCTTAACCGGTGTCGCTACGATACTTACTACCTGCCGTGGAAGTGCGAG GACGAGCGACACACATACGAAAAGTGCCAATACGTCGAGTTCAAGAAGCGCGTCGCCAAGATGGACGAGTTGAGGGCGGCCAAGGGTGGAGCGCGGAGCAACTGA